One genomic region from Nymphaea colorata isolate Beijing-Zhang1983 chromosome 12, ASM883128v2, whole genome shotgun sequence encodes:
- the LOC116266432 gene encoding uncharacterized protein LOC116266432 produces MADVEGAYDLPELPLEKVSISGPLLSSLLQRFAAAGGDCDGLLFGHVRQLSAPKLQDDYDSFTDPSAAVAENVAAFITGYVCSGSPQSFYDAAGLLHLPTLDKFVAQQRQPEFDGAAPATSSTASSGLIGWFVGRRNTQLRPSMRERAVSSSLFNILPSNKNLASVRQAEPPRVFLLLSGSFSPQTPIHTHEYRAFEFLRRGSFVPKSIDIVNVGPGFRGHYDVFCPISSFSWLSVDAKGQRDVVAEANCRSNRSRIGEQDALETMERVSNTLIGAESANYTAELEDLYRRMLSKLENLSRQVEMSSAMLLEQEKKNLRLRSKIAGLE; encoded by the exons ATGGCCGACGTTGAAGGCGCATATGACCTTCCTGAACTGCCCCTCGAGAAGGTCTCCATATCTGGGCCCCTACTGTCTTCTCTCCTGCAGCGGTTCGCTGCCGCCGGCGGTGACTGCGACGGACTCCTCTTCGGCCACGTCCGCCAGCTCTCCGCCCCCAAGCTCCAGGACGACTACGACAGCTTCACCGATCCCTCCGCCGCCGTCGCGGAAAATGTCGCCGCTTTCATCACGGGTTATGTCTGCTCCGGTTCTCCTCAGAGCTTCTATGACGCCGCCGGCCTGCTCCATCTTCCCACCCTCGACAAGTTTGTCGCCCAGCAAAGGCAGCCGGAATTTGATGGTGCTGCCCCCGCCACCTCCTCGACCGCCTCGTCCGGCCTAATCGGCTGGTTCGTCGGCCGGAGAAACACCCAACTTCGCCCTTCTATGCGCGAGCGTGCCGTCTCCTCTTCCCTCTTCAATATCTTGCCCTCCAATAAAAACCTAGCTTCCGTAAGACAAGCGGAACCACCGCGCGTTTTTCTGCTCCTGTCCGGATCCTTCTCTCCTCAGACGCCTATTCACACGCATGAGTACCGCGCTTTTGAGTTCCTCCGCCGAGGCTCCTTCGTTCCGAAATCGATCGATATCGTCAACGTCGGCCCCGGATTTCGAGGCCACTACGATGTATTTTGCCCCATTTCGTCCTTCTCCTGGCTCTCTGTGGATGCAAAAGGTCAGAGGGACGTGGTTGCAGAAGCCAACTGCAGGAGCAATCGGAGTAGAATTGGGGAGCAAGATGCTTTGGAGACGATGGAACGAGTGAGCAATACGTTGATAGGTGCCGAATCTGCAAATTATACCGCAGAGTTGGAGGATCTTTACAGAAGGATGCTCTCTAAACTTGAGAATCTATCACGTCAAGTGGAAATGAGCTCTGCCATGCTTCTTGAACAA GAGAAGAAGAATTTAAGGCTGAGGTCCAAAATTGCAGGATTGGAATAA
- the LOC116266420 gene encoding pheophorbide a oxygenase, chloroplastic has protein sequence MTSLMCTWIPGGCVSLLQQHSIRQPCLAVPTSLASPSAAAIVTRRGGRKCVVSRAVSSSAVESPPNRDDTGYDAAEEGVGGGEDEKFLWRDHWYPVSLVEDLDARLPTPFQLLGREIVLWKDREGNWVAFEDKCPHRLAPLSEGRVDEDGWLQCSYHGWSFRSDGSCARIPQASPVGPESRAAASPKACVVKFPTLISQGLLFVWPDENGWEKASRTKPPMLPADFDDPQFSSVTIQRDLFYGYDTLMENVCDPSHIDFAHHKVTGRRDRAKPLTFKLEDSGFWGFSGSNDGNPRISSKFIAPCYLINKIEIDTKLPLLGPQTWKIWICSFNIPMAPGKTRSIVCSARNFFRFTMPGPAWWQLVPRWHEHWTSNKIYDGDMIVLQGQEKIFLSKSKESSDINQQYTKLTFTPTQADRFVLAFRNWLRRHGDSQPEWYDSVVQQPLPSTVLSKRQMMDRYEQHTLKCSSCKSAYTAFQTLQKVLIGAAVALTATASIPAEMQLRFLLAGAAVASAALAYILSQLEKNFVFVDYVHADID, from the exons ATGACCTCACTCATGTGCACATGGATTCCCGGTGGTTGCGTTTCCTTGTTGCAGCAGCACAGCATCAGGCAACCGTGCCTCGCCGTTCCGACATCCTTGGCGAGTCCTTCTGCTGCTGCTATAGTAACAAGACGAGGTGGAAGGAAGTGCGTCGTTTCGCGAGCTGTGTCCTCTTCGGCTGTGGAGTCTCCTCCCAATAGGGACGATACCGGGTATGATGCCGCCGAGGAGGGGGTAGGTGGGGGAGAGGACGAGAAATTCTTGTGGAGGGATCATTGGTATCCTGTGTCGCTGGTGGAGGACCTTGACGCTCGCCTCCCCACGCCATTCCAGCTACTTGGCAGGGAGATAGTCCTTTGGAAGGATAGAGAGGGCAACTGGGTCGCCTTCGAGGACAAGTGCCCTCATCGTCTAGCACCACTATCT GAAGGAAGGGTTGATGAAGATGGGTGGTTGCAGTGCTCCTATCATGGTTGGTCATTCAGATCTGATGGTTCGTGTGCTAGAATTCCTCAGGCCTCTCCAGTTGGACCTGAATCGCGAGCGGCAGCGTCCCCAAAGGCCTGTGTGGTCAAGTTCCCGACTCTGATATCTCAGGGTCTACTCTTTGTTTGGCCAGATGAGAACGGCTGGGAGAAAGCTTCCCGTACTAAGCCCCCAAT GTTGCCGGCTGATTTTGACGACCCTCAATTCTCAAGTGTAACAATCCAGAGGGATTTGTTCTACGGTTATGACACACTTATGGAGAATGTTTGTGATCCTTCTCATATAGATTTTGCCCATCACAAG GTCACTGGAAGAAGGGATAGAGCTAAACCGTTGACTTTTAAGTTGGAAGATAGTGGTTTTTGGGGATTTTCAGGATCTAATGATGGAAACCCTCGGATTAGTTCCAAATTTATTGCTCCATGCTACCTAATAAACAA GATAGAAATAGATACAAAGCTTCCTCTTTTAGGTCCTCAAACCTGGAAAATCTGGATTTGCTCATTCAACATTCCTATGGCTCCTGGCAAGACTCGATCTATTGTCTGCAGTGCCCGAAATTTCTTTCGATTTACAATGCCAGGACCAGCATGGTGGCAG TTGGTTCCAAGATGGCATGAACACTGGACTTCAAACAAGATCTATGATGGTGACATGATTGTTCTTCAGGGCCAGGAGAAAATATTCCTATCCAAGTCGAAGGAGTCATCTGACATCAATCAACAGTACACTAAGCTGACCTTTACTCCCACTCAAGCTGATCGGTTTGTTCTAGCTTTTCGTAATTGGTTGAGACGTCATGGAGATAGCCAACCAGAGTGGTATGATTCAGTTGTCCAGCAGCCTCTTCCTTCAACAGTATTGTCCAAGCGTCAG ATGATGGACAGATATGAACAACACACACTTAAATGTTCATCATGTAAGAGTGCATATACTGCTTTCCAGACTCTCCAGAAAGTGTTGATCGGTGCAGCTGTTGCTTTGACTGCAACAGCTAGCATCCCTGCCGAAATGCAGTTGAGATTTCTTCTAGCTGGCGCTGCAGTTGCAAGTGCTGCATTGGCGTACATCTTGAGCCAGTTGGaaaagaattttgtgtttgtcGACTATGTTCATGCGGATATTGATTAG
- the LOC116266421 gene encoding protein RMD5 homolog — MELTAIKDAFEHVVKKQKLFTSKTQEVVDQVAHEIGQALMNLQSSMTTEEDACVIKTALVELNERLTDIGLHRQLNGSQKELNVALSKYTKFLEKAFIPDIATSYKNIEFDLQIVNEIIATHFYRQGLFDLGDCFVAETGVPNSSNLRAPFLEMYHMLEELKKKNLEPALKWVSAHHEHLSRECMLELKLHRLQFMEILKNGNRNEALEYARSYLAPFAAVRMCEVQKLMACLLWVGKMDSSPYAELLAPSHWDELAAELIQEYCRLLGQSYQSPLYMTIAAGTQGLPTLLKLTNVMAAKKQEWQTMKQLPVPVELGSEFQFHSIFVCPVSRDQGTKENPPMMLPCGHVLCKQSITKLSKNNTRMFKCAYCPLEASAANCKQLFF; from the coding sequence ATGGAGCTCACTGCCATTAAGGATGCATTTGAGCATGTTGTCAAGAAGCAGAAGTTGTTCACATCTAAAACCCAGGAAGTAGTTGATCAGGTGGCTCATGAAATTGGGCAGGCATTGATGAATCTGCAGTCTAGTATGACCACGGAAGAAGATGCATGCGTAATCAAAACTGCCCTTGTGGAACTAAACGAGAGGCTAACTGACATTGGCCTGCACAGGCAACTCAACGGTTCACAAAAGGAACTCAATGTTGCGCTCAGCAAATACACAAAATTCCTTGAGAAGGCCTTCATTCCAGACATAGCTACATCATATAAAAACATTGAGTTTGACTTGCAGATTGTTAATGAGATTATTGCTACACACTTTTACAGGCAAGGTCTGTTTGATCTAGGTGACTGCTTTGTGGCTGAGACTGGTGTGCCCAACTCATCCAACCTTCGAGCCCCTTTCTTGGAGATGTATCACATGCTTGAggagttgaagaaaaaaaaccttGAGCCAGCTCTTAAATGGGTTTCTGCCCATCATGAACATCTTTCCAGAGAATGCATGCTTGAACTAAAGCTCCACAGGCTGCAATTTATGGAGATACTGAAGAATGGGAACAGAAACGAGGCATTGGAATATGCTAGAAGCTACCTTGCTCCTTTTGCTGCAGTTCGGATGTGTGAGGTCCAGAAGTTAATGGCATGCCTTCTATGGGTGGGAAAGATGGACTCATCTCCATATGCAGAGCTGCTTGCACCTTCTCACTGGGATGAACTAGCAGCAGAACTTATTCAAGAGTATTGCAGGTTATTAGGTCAATCCTACCAGAGCCCACTATATATGACGATCGCTGCAGGAACACAAGGACTGCCTACGTTGCTTAAGCTTACGAATGTAATGGCTGCCAAAAAGCAGGAATGGCAAACAATGAAGCAACTGCCAGTTCCAGTGGAGTTGGGTAGCGAATTCCAGTTCCATTCCATCTTTGTATGCCCAGTTTCACGTGACCAGGGTACTAAGGAAAACCCACCAATGATGTTGCCTTGTGGGCATGTGCTGTGCAAGCAATCAATAACGAAGCTGTCAAAGAACAACACACGGATGTTCAAGTGCGCATATTGTCCGCTAGAAGCATCTGCTGCAAACTGCAAGCAGTTATTCTTCTGA
- the LOC116266228 gene encoding uncharacterized protein LOC116266228, whose protein sequence is MTPEEEVVLQVSLMLLTLLLRKKLVRDKIVHPQKSAVRPNKNVIRPQKSIVHPHRSIAHPYKNAGEKFVYNVIHGPPKNCLNLLRMDKDIYVALCNALKNRNLLHDARDISVEEQVAIFLYSVGHNKRNRASQDTFQHSGQTISKYFNVVLRTICHLGKDYICRLNNDTPAKIQNDPRFYPYFKDCLGVIDSTHVPVWVPTSTHGRFRNRKGVLSQNVMAVVGFDMRFHYVMAGWEGSAEDSRVLYSALDDNVDPLQIPEGKYYLADGDYPSIVGLITPYCGHQYHMSELNASGSQPITTAEELFNNRHFSLRATVERVFGLLRSRFPILKSQVEYPFSTQVQIVLATCVLHNFILDHNPNATQFDVEDGASYDVDTSSEIDNEHEFKVQVVKRGSNDSLRATIAAQMFEDFNNRCRR, encoded by the exons ATGACACCAGAGGAGGAAGTTGTGTTACAAGTATCATTGATGTTGCTCACTTTACTCTTGCGAAAAAAATTAGTGCGTGACAAGATTGTTCATCCACAGAAAAGTGCTGTTCGTCCCAATAAAAACGTTATTCGTCCACAAAAAAGCATTGTTCATCCACATAGGAGCATTGCTCATCCATACAAAAATGCTGGTGAAAAGTTTGTTTACAATGTAATCCATGGTCCTCCAAAAAACTGTTTGAATTTATTACGTATGGACAAAGACATATACGTTGCTCTGTGCAATGCACTTAAAAATAGGAATCTATTGCATGATGCTCGTGACATATCTGTGGAAGAACAAGTTGCCATATTTCTTTACTCGGTGGGACATAATAAGCGGAATCGAGCTTCTCAAGACACATTTCAACATTCAGGTCAGACCATCAGCAAGTATTTTAATGTCGTATTACGTACAATTTGTCATCTTGGAAAAGATTATATTTGTCGGCTAAACAATGATACACCAGCTAAGATTCAAAACGATCCTCGTTTTTATCCATATTTCAAG GATTGTTTAGGAGTCATTGATAGCACTCATGTTCCTGTGTGGGTGCCTACATCAACACATGGACGGTTTCGAAACCGAAAGGGCGTTCTTTCTCAAAATGTCATGGCTGTAGTTGGATTTGATATGCGTTTCCATTATGTAATGGCTGGTTGGGAGGGTAGTGCTGAGGATTCAAGAGTATTATATAGTGCACTTGATGACAACGTTGATCCACTTCAAATTCCTGAAG gaaaatattatcttgctgaTGGAGATTATCCAAGTATTGTTGGATTGATAACTCCATATTGTGGGCATCAATATCATATGTCAGAATTGAATGCATCAGGCTCTCAACCAATTACAACTGCAGAAGAGCTATTTAATAATCGACATTTCTCTTTAAGGGCAACTGTAGAACGTGTATTTGGATTGCTTAGAAGTCGATTTCCTATATTGAAAAGCCAAGTAGAGTATCCTTTCTCCACACAAGTTCAAATTGTGTTAGCAACATGTGTGTTGCACAATTTTATACTTGATCACAATCCAAATGCAACACAATTTGATGTTGAAGATGGTGCATCATATGATGTTGATACTAGCTCAGAGATAGACAATGAACATGAGTTTAAAGTACAAGTAGTTAAACGTGGAAGCAATGATTCACTGAGAGCAACCATAGCAGCTCAAATGTTTGAAGATTTTAACAACA gaTGTAGAAGATGA